The following proteins are encoded in a genomic region of Neovison vison isolate M4711 chromosome 12, ASM_NN_V1, whole genome shotgun sequence:
- the AKR1C4 gene encoding aldo-keto reductase family 1 member C4 isoform X2 — MNPMKVCSVTLNDGHLMPMLGLGTSAPSQVPKSKVEEAVKTAIDVGYRHIDSAYLYQNEEEIGRAIWKKIADGTVQREDIFYTTKPGEEFIPKDKDGEVIFDTVDLCATWEAMEKCKDLGLTKSIGVSNFSRRHLERILNKPGLKYKPVCNQVECHPYLNQSKLQEFCKSKDIILTAYGALGTDFRKEWVNKNCPVLLKDPVLNAIAAKHGRTPAQVALRFQLQRGLVALVKSFNEKRIRENFQVFNFQLTPEDMESLDGLNKNIRYFPYEFVNHTDYPFFDEN; from the exons ATGAATCCAATGAAAGTTTGCTCTGTTACGCTGAATGACGGACACCTCATGCCTATGCTGGGACTTGGCACTTCTGCTCCTAGTCAG GTCCCGAAGAGTAAGGTAGAAGAGGCCGTCAAGACAGCAATTGATGTAGGCTACCGCCATATTGACTCGGCTTATTTGTATCAAAATGAGGAAGAGATCGGGAGGGCCATCTGGAAGAAGATCGCTGATGGCACCGTGCAGAGAGAGGACATATTCTACACTACGAAG CCTGgggaggaatttatcccaaaggACAAAGATGGAGAAGTCATTTTTGACACAGTAGATCTCTGTGCCACATGGGAG GCCATGGAGAAGTGTAAGGATTTAGGGCTGACCAAGTCCATCGGCGTGTCCAACTTCAGCCGCAGGCATCTGGAGAGGATCCTGAACAAGCCAGGGCTCAAGTACAAGCCAGTCTGTAACCAG GTGGAGTGTCACCCTTACCTCAACCAGAGCAAACTCCAGGAGTTCTGCAAGTCCAAGGACATCATCCTGACTGCATACGGTGCCTTAGGGACTGACTTTAGGAAGGAGTG GGTGAACAAGAACTGCCCCGTTCTCCTGAAGGATCCGGTGCTCAACGCCATCGCCGCAAAGCATGGGCGCACTCCCGCCCAGGTGGCCCTGCGTTTCCAGCTGCAGCGGGGCCTGGTGGCCTTGGTCAAGAGCTTCAACGAGAAGAGAATTCGGGAGAACTTCCAG GTTTTCAATTTCCAGTTGACACCAGAGGACATGGAAAGTCTGGATGGCCTAAACAAAAACATTCGCTATTTTCCATATGA ATTTGTTAATCATACAGATTATCCATTCTTTGATGAGAATTGA
- the AKR1C4 gene encoding aldo-keto reductase family 1 member C4 isoform X1 has product MNPMKVCSVTLNDGHLMPMLGLGTSAPSQVPKSKVEEAVKTAIDVGYRHIDSAYLYQNEEEIGRAIWKKIADGTVQREDIFYTTKVWGTFLRPELVRTSLDTSLRKLGLSYVNLYLIHFPVALKPGEEFIPKDKDGEVIFDTVDLCATWEAMEKCKDLGLTKSIGVSNFSRRHLERILNKPGLKYKPVCNQVECHPYLNQSKLQEFCKSKDIILTAYGALGTDFRKEWVNKNCPVLLKDPVLNAIAAKHGRTPAQVALRFQLQRGLVALVKSFNEKRIRENFQVFNFQLTPEDMESLDGLNKNIRYFPYEFVNHTDYPFFDEN; this is encoded by the exons ATGAATCCAATGAAAGTTTGCTCTGTTACGCTGAATGACGGACACCTCATGCCTATGCTGGGACTTGGCACTTCTGCTCCTAGTCAG GTCCCGAAGAGTAAGGTAGAAGAGGCCGTCAAGACAGCAATTGATGTAGGCTACCGCCATATTGACTCGGCTTATTTGTATCAAAATGAGGAAGAGATCGGGAGGGCCATCTGGAAGAAGATCGCTGATGGCACCGTGCAGAGAGAGGACATATTCTACACTACGAAG GTGTGGGGAACCTTCCTCCGCCCAGAATTGGTTCGAACCAGCCTGGACACATCTCTGAGGAAGCTTGGGTTGAGCTATGTGAATCTTTATCTTATTCATTTCCCAGTAGCTTTGAAG CCTGgggaggaatttatcccaaaggACAAAGATGGAGAAGTCATTTTTGACACAGTAGATCTCTGTGCCACATGGGAG GCCATGGAGAAGTGTAAGGATTTAGGGCTGACCAAGTCCATCGGCGTGTCCAACTTCAGCCGCAGGCATCTGGAGAGGATCCTGAACAAGCCAGGGCTCAAGTACAAGCCAGTCTGTAACCAG GTGGAGTGTCACCCTTACCTCAACCAGAGCAAACTCCAGGAGTTCTGCAAGTCCAAGGACATCATCCTGACTGCATACGGTGCCTTAGGGACTGACTTTAGGAAGGAGTG GGTGAACAAGAACTGCCCCGTTCTCCTGAAGGATCCGGTGCTCAACGCCATCGCCGCAAAGCATGGGCGCACTCCCGCCCAGGTGGCCCTGCGTTTCCAGCTGCAGCGGGGCCTGGTGGCCTTGGTCAAGAGCTTCAACGAGAAGAGAATTCGGGAGAACTTCCAG GTTTTCAATTTCCAGTTGACACCAGAGGACATGGAAAGTCTGGATGGCCTAAACAAAAACATTCGCTATTTTCCATATGA ATTTGTTAATCATACAGATTATCCATTCTTTGATGAGAATTGA